One stretch of Juglans microcarpa x Juglans regia isolate MS1-56 chromosome 3D, Jm3101_v1.0, whole genome shotgun sequence DNA includes these proteins:
- the LOC121255610 gene encoding probable methyltransferase PMT5, whose amino-acid sequence MRSSWFNKVSVIFGPRPPLSWLLLCLVSLLAIIAVLGSSSSNAFDSVTATPDIYLNYRRLKEQAAVDYLELKSLSLGASRQRELGLCGKERENYVPCYNVSANLLVGLIDGEELDRHCEVQREQNRCLVRPPKEYKTPLRWPAGRDVIWSGNVKITKDQFLSSGSMTKRLMLLEENQIAFHSEDGLIFDGVKDYSRQIAEMIGLGSDSEFLQAGVQNVLDIGCGFGSFGAHLVSLKLMAVCIAAYEATGSQVQLALERGLPAIIGSFISRQLPYPSLSFDMVHCAQCGIVWDKKDGMLLIEVDRVLKPGGYFVLTSPSGKLQGSSVGIKKRNMLTPMEELTQKICWSLLAQQDETFIWQKTVDTDCYASRKQVAIPLCKEGHDIQSYYQPLVSCISGTSSKRWIPIQNRSAGSQLSSAELEVHGVLPEDFFEDLQIWRSALKNYWSLLTPLIFSDHPKRPGDEDPLPPFNMIRNVMDMNSHYGGLNAAFLEEKKSVWVMNVVPIRAHNTLPVILDQGFAGVLHDWCEPFPTYPRTYDMLHANGLLSHLSSERCSTMDLFLEMDRILRPEGWAVLSDKVGAIEMARTLATHIRWEARVIDLQNGSDQRLLVCQKPFIKK is encoded by the exons ATGAGAAGCTCGTGGTTTAATAAAGTATCCGTCATTTTCGGCCCCAGACCACCGCTCAGCTGGTTACTTTTGTGCCTCGTTAGCTTGCTCGCAATAATTGCAGTATTAGGCTCGTCTTCTTCGAATGCCTTTGACTCTGTAACCGCTACGCCGGACATTTATTTAAACTATAGAAGGCTAAAGGAGCAAGCAGCGGTTGATTATTTGGAGCTGAAGTCTCTTTCACTTGGAGCTAGTCGGCAAAGAGAGCTTGGCCTGTGTggcaaagaaagagaaaattatgTACCTTGTTACAATGTTTCAGCAAATTTGTTAGTTGGGCTTATAGATGGGGAGGAGCTTGATCGGCATTGTGAAGTTCAAAGAGAACAAAACAGGTGTTTGGTTCGCCCACCTAAAGAGTATAAGACCCCCCTGAGGTGGCCTGCTGGCAGGGATGTGATATGGAGCGGAAATGTGAAGATAACCAAAGACCAATTTCTGTCATCCGGAAGTATGACCAAAAG GTTGATGTTACTTGAAGAGAATCAAATTGCTTTTCACTCTGAGGATGGATTGATCTTTGATGGTGTTAAAGACTATTCTCGCCAAATTGCAGAGATGATAGGGTTAGGAAGTGACTCCGAATTTCTTCAAGCTggt GTGCAAAATGTACTAGATATTGGTTGTGGATTTGGTAGCTTTGGAGCTCATTTGGTCTCACTGAAGTTAATGGCTGTTTGTATTGCGGCTTACGAGGCGACTGGCAGTCAGGTCCAATTAGCCCTCGAGAGAGGTCTTCCAGCAATAATTGGTAGCTTCATTTCAAGACAGCTTCCATATCCATCCTTGTCATTTGACATGGTTCATTGCGCGCAGTGTGGTATTGTTTGGGACAAAAAAG ATGGGATGCTACTTATCGAAGTTGACCGCGTACTCAAGCCTGGAGGTTACTTTGTGTTGACCTCACCCTCAGGCAAACTGCAAGGAAGTTCAGTGGGTATAAAGAAGAGAAACATGTTGACACCAATGGAAGAGTTGACCCAGAAAATCTGTTGGAGTCTTCTAGCCCAGCAAGATGAAACTTTCATCTGGCAGAAGACTGTGGATACTGATTGTTATGCCTCTCG CAAGCAGGTTGCTATACCACTTTGCAAAGAAGGGCATGATATTCAATCATATTATCAGCCACTTGTATCTTGTATAAGTGGTACCTCAAGCAAACGCTGGATTCCAATCCAGAACAGATCTGCTGGTTCCCAATTGAGCTCAGCTGAGCTTGAAGTTCATG GAGTTTTGCCTGAAGATTTCTTCGAAGACTTGCAGATTTGGAGATCTGCTCTAAAAAACTACTGGTCTTTGCTTACACCCTTAATTTTCTCTGACCATCCAAAGAGGCCTGGTGATGAGGACCCATTACCCCCATTTAACATGATACGCAATGTGATGGACATGAATTCTCATTATGGGGGTCTAAATGCTGCATTTTTGGAGGAGAAAAAATCAGTATGGGTGATGAATGTTGTACCCATCAGAGCTCATAATACACTTCCTGTTATACTTGATCAGGGCTTTGCTGGTGTTTTGCATGACTG GTGTGAACCTTTCCCCACATACCCGCGGACATATGATATGCTTCATGCAAATGGGCTCCTTTCACATCTCAGTTCAGAGAGATGCAGCACAATGGACTTGTTCTTGGAAATGGACCGCATATTGCGCCCTGAG GGATGGGCTGTTCTTTCTGATAAAGTGGGAGCCATAGAGATGGCACGAACTCTTGCTACACATATACGATGGGAAGCAAGGGTGATTGACCTTCAGAATGGCAGTGACCAGCGGCTGCTTGTTTGCCAGAAACCATTCATTAAGAAATGA